The following coding sequences are from one Clostridioides difficile ATCC 9689 = DSM 1296 window:
- a CDS encoding type II secretion system protein: protein MINLINKKRKGFTLVEMIVVVTILGVISSIALVKYSKVQESAKLNADYTNAANIVTAASMAINDDEKTIDSLSVETLKEKGYLNTVPVPQSTSGKFELVINDSGTDISVNINSKQFYPK, encoded by the coding sequence TTGATAAATTTGATAAATAAAAAACGAAAAGGATTTACACTTGTTGAAATGATTGTAGTAGTAACTATTTTAGGCGTTATATCTAGTATAGCATTAGTTAAGTATAGTAAGGTTCAAGAAAGTGCCAAATTAAATGCAGACTATACGAATGCTGCTAATATAGTAACCGCAGCTAGCATGGCAATTAATGATGATGAAAAGACAATAGACTCTCTAAGTGTAGAGACATTGAAGGAAAAGGGATACCTAAATACTGTTCCAGTTCCTCAGAGTACATCAGGTAAATTCGAACTTGTCATAAATGATAGCGGAACAGATATAAGCGTAAATATAAATTCTAAGCAATTTTATCCAAAATAA
- a CDS encoding type II secretion system F family protein, with protein MRLSKNIFYNLEKFYLVLNRISDKEIRVICKEIGILLESGCEITKIFEIIESQSSKKVKNLLSIVSNHIQKGNSIAESFQITGIFSKFFISMIKAGETSGNLDIIMSDLSNYYDKEYKLKMKIITISIYPIILIILSILSMLFIFVFVIPNFQVVFTNNGIEPPLITRVLMGISIVVTNNLAYIIFSFILFSIGNIYFFITNDNIKKLINSLKFKIPFIKKINQLVATTRFSRALSVLISSGIQIVEAIDMSASVVDNEFIYERLKISNNYIKKGNSIGKSLNLANIFPKLFISMANTGEESGKLDKSLNVINKFYENELNNKIEQIMKFIEPMLIVFMGLIIGTFILAMVVPMFDAITNF; from the coding sequence ATGAGATTATCTAAAAATATATTTTATAATTTAGAAAAGTTTTATTTAGTATTAAATAGAATCAGTGATAAAGAAATTAGAGTAATTTGCAAAGAGATAGGCATATTGCTGGAATCTGGATGTGAAATTACAAAAATATTTGAAATCATTGAGAGTCAGTCAAGTAAAAAAGTAAAGAATTTGCTTAGTATAGTATCAAATCATATTCAAAAAGGTAACTCAATAGCAGAATCATTTCAAATAACAGGTATATTTTCTAAATTCTTTATAAGTATGATAAAAGCAGGAGAAACTAGTGGAAACTTAGATATAATAATGAGTGATTTATCTAATTATTATGATAAAGAATACAAATTAAAAATGAAAATAATAACTATTTCAATATATCCAATAATACTTATAATATTATCTATCTTATCAATGTTGTTTATATTCGTATTTGTAATACCTAATTTTCAGGTGGTTTTTACCAACAATGGAATTGAACCACCTTTAATAACTAGAGTTTTAATGGGAATATCTATAGTGGTTACAAATAACTTAGCTTATATAATATTTAGTTTTATATTGTTTTCAATAGGAAACATTTATTTCTTTATAACAAATGATAATATAAAAAAATTGATTAATTCGTTAAAATTCAAAATACCTTTTATAAAAAAAATTAATCAGTTAGTAGCTACAACAAGATTTTCAAGGGCATTGTCCGTTTTAATTAGCAGTGGAATACAAATTGTGGAAGCTATAGACATGTCAGCTAGTGTTGTAGACAACGAATTTATTTATGAAAGGTTAAAGATTTCCAATAATTATATAAAAAAAGGAAATAGCATAGGTAAATCTTTGAATTTAGCAAATATTTTTCCAAAATTATTTATTTCAATGGCAAATACAGGAGAAGAAAGTGGGAAACTAGATAAAAGTCTAAATGTAATAAATAAATTTTATGAAAATGAATTAAATAACAAAATAGAGCAAATAATGAAATTTATAGAACCTATGCTAATTGTATTTATGGGATTAATTATTGGTACTTTTATTTTAGCAATGGTTGTTCCTATGTTTGATGCAATTACTAATTTTTAG